Sequence from the Chiloscyllium plagiosum isolate BGI_BamShark_2017 chromosome 34, ASM401019v2, whole genome shotgun sequence genome:
TGAACTGAATGATGTCAGCTGTGGAATGGGGATAAATCCTCACCTGACAATAGGTTATAGTTCAAGACCCAACTGACAGACTTGAATACATCATTTAGGATGGTACTGCAGTCCAGTAGCAGGAAAGTACTGCACTGTTAGAGGTACATTCTATCAAATCAGACACATAAGACCCCATTTGTCTTCTCAAGTAGACTTAAAATGGTCCACTGCACCATACAAACCACAGTTCTGTTTATGGGTTGCTACAATTCCTTTATTAAAGTGACTGCACTTCATAGTTGTGAAGTAAAATGGGATATCATGAGATTGTGAAACGTGCTTTTAATGTCTGCATTAATTTAAAGGAAAGGGCATCAAACAACAGAATATAGATTGTGACCAATTTATTTTACCACTGTAAGGGTAGTGGAAgtaatggatgtaagtttgctagctgagctggaaggttcattttcagacgttttgtcaccatactaagtatcATCATCAGCGAAGCACTGGTGTTacggcccactttctatttgtgtggttaggtttccttgggctagtgatgtcatttcctgtggtgatgccatttccggcattggtgatgtaatttcctgtacCTTTATAAGACccacccttaacagacactgaaaaagccatcttagtCAGATTAAATTACAATGTCCAGGTTGTGgtcaagaaagatttcttagcagcattagaaacaacactgaaagacaacgaACTCACAGAacaaacccagcaaaccatcagacagacagtcgcaCCAAACTTAAgcaggaaaaagaaaggaaacacaatCAATACATAAGAAAGGAAAACACTAGAATGctttaaaaaagataaaaacattgttatcctacctgcagacaaaggacacttGACAATAACTTTAACAGACTACACTGAGAAAACGAACGCACTGCTTGCAGATGCCAACACTTACCAACTGGTGGCAGTAGACCTGACCAcacaactagagaaccaaatcacagccttactcaaaaaaacttcagaaatctgtagaattaaacaagacagacttctaaaaaatgaaaccagatggatccattacaccacgcttctatggattacacaaaattcacaaaccaggagccacCCCCAATATCCCacacccatagtctcgctacctagAATACCAAtgtacagattagccaaggaaaTATACCAGACTGAAACACTTAGAAGATTCACACCACTCAATTcattccacccaagaattcctgaacacaaAAACACCAAGATAGAAGGGGATGAAATAATGGCCTCCTtcacagccctgttcacatccatctaCAATAACCTGACCAAAGAAACACTAACTACACTATCAGAACCAAAGACATATACACCAGACACCAACAActtcatcaagctagtggacctatgccttaccacacacttcactttcaataacgAAACCTACAGACAAAACAACGAAACACCCATGGGATCttcaatatcagggttcttagcggaggcagtaatgcaaagacttgaacaaacagctctaccTACTCAAACTTTGGGTCAGCTACAAGAATGAcgtctttgtcatcactaaatgaaacaaattagaggaaaccttcaagactatCAATAATATCTTTACAgccataaaattcacaaaagaggaggaaaaccacAACAAGCTGCCATTCCTAggtgtcacagtagagcgaactatcaatggggaacttcaaaccagcgtctacaggaaaacaacacatacgaaccaaatactgaactacagaagcaatcattccaacacccacaaacgaagctgcatcagagcattatttcaatgaaccaccacacactgcagcacagcggaactacgcagagcagaagaaaaccaactatacagcgtattcaagaagaacgggtaCAATGAACACAGTTcatcgatttctcagcaacaaacccaaacaagcagataaaatgTGCCCCGAAACCCTAGCCACTgccccctatatcaaagacatctcaagAGTGCCctgccagactacttagacctcttagcatcatggtagcccacaaatccaccaacacactaaaacagcaggcAATGAACTTCAAAGgacctatacagacaacaagcaaacctaatgtcatttacaaaataacgtgcaagaactgtaacaagcactacaatagacaaacaggcagaaaactaaccaccatgaacatcaactagccacaaaaagacatgacccactgtcaTTAGTATACTTACATActgataaggaaggacaccactttgactgtgaCAATacctccatcctaggacaagccaaacagagacacacacgagaatttctagaagcctggcattccaactgcaactctgtcaacaaacacatcgatttggatcccCTTTGaggaaaaaacaggaaatgacatcaccagcccaaggaaacccaagcacataaatagaaagcggaccataacaccaatgcttcaccagcagcccactgatgatgttacctagtatggtgacaaaatgtctgaaaacgaaccttccaactcggcaagCAAACTAACATTCGAACCACAACCTGAGCAcgaaatcttctccaaactcgcaGTGGTAGTAAATATAATTCTTGGAATAGAAATGAATGGATCAGGGAAACAAATCATACTTGGCCTGCCAACAAATTCTTCTGATAGCTGTCATATGAAAATTTGCCATCATAAATCCACATCTTGTATACAATAAGATCCTGCTCTAATCATATAAAGCATGAATACCTTATTATTCTTCAAAGTCCTTTTCACAATTGTGATAAGTTACTATTCAGTGGGTGAGACCCTTCAGCTCTGAAAAGCAAATGGATGCTGTGGCAAGTAAACGAGGGAGGCATATCCTCTTGCaattttttaacttttaaaaacaaaaatacccCTAAGTAGTCAGACCACCATTCTGCAGGATCTCTAACCCGGAGCAGAGCATTGGGTCCCCAGTCGGCCATTAGACAGATGCTCCAGAGAAGTGGTGCTGCTCACAGATGCCTCTGGGGACTTGGAGGCCGACTGGAGAATTCAAGTCAGCCTCTTACTGATAGGGCTTTTAACAAGGAAAATTCTTTATCCACTGCATTCAGATAGGTACCACTATCACACCTTCATCTTGCCTTCAGCAAAATGGTCTGGTGTGGAATGGTAACAAGAAATCAGAATGTTTGCTGGAGTCATGGAATTTCACACTACTTGTCTCAATATCTGGATCCATTGCAATCTCCAAATTCAGCCCTGTAGGTCTTAAATTAAATTAACAAACATAATTAGTGGAGCCTTTTTTCCAAATTGTTAATTTACTTTAGAATAGATCAATTGTATAAAAGACTAAGTGGTAGACCTTAACAATTGGTGGCTATTGATAGTCCTAAATGCCGAAATAAGCACTATATTCCAtttttgtggaaatgtcactatTCAATCTCCTAAATTCACATTGCACAACAGGATTTTATATTTATTAATGGAGTCTTGTTTCCATCTAGATTTGTTGTGTCCTTGTCTTGATATTTAACTTACAACTGGTGATGGGCTGTGGTTCAGATGAGTATCGTTTTCAGGATCTTTGCTGTCCCATGTGTCATGCAGGTGAGGGGCAACCACCTTTACAAATGAGTGTAACTACTCAAACTTCTGTAAATGTTCTGCTGTTTCAACAAGTAGCAATATCATGATATTGCTAACATAAGAATTATATAATTACATTTTCATCCCTTCAGCAATCTCTGTGTGAATAGTTTATACCTATTAAGCAAAACTGGCTTTCTTGCAGAACTTGTTACCACTTCAAGATGTGTAGTTAAAGGAGTAGTCCAAAGTAATGTTGACAGCACAATAGAATGCTGCAGCACATGAAATGAGTACATAGACAACCAGGTGTACCTTTGTTTTATTTCCTCTCCATCCCTAATCCCCTTGTAAAGAATTTATGGATTTTGCTTAACAGCAACTGATAGCAGAAAAATCTAATCATAACTGtataagaactttttttttaaaaaactccttTAATTCTTATTATCTTCCCGATCTGCTCTCCCATTTTTTCTCCTGAAAATCACAACCATTTAAAAGTGGCTGTTATTACATGTTCACCTAATCTGTAGTTGTCAGGAAAATTATGTCAGTGAAGTGACACATCCAATTTTACATTCACCATCTCCTGCAAGCAAAACGGTACCTGATTTTTGTTGCATCTCtctggtggaagtgggtactgttTTCTTCCAAGAATGTAATATTCTTCTGAACAGGGTTACATTTTCTGCTGTAAGGTGTACTTTGCTGTTTTATTTGATTTTCTGCTGTGAAATTGGCAGAATCTAACATTTCAATTCTGTACCTTCAGCACCACATTCACTgactcttttttggtttcaggttCTCGTGTTTCTAAACACTGTACATCAATATCACAAACCACATGTGTTCCCTGTGCTCGTGGAGCTTTCACAGATCGTCCAAATAGTTTAGAAAAGTGTATGAAGTGTAAATATTGCGACCCAGGTAAACATTTAGTAATAACTGCCTCTAACAATTGTGAACTGAACAAAGTGGACTGATCTCCAAATTTCTTTCAAGAAGTATTTGtatttgtatattttaaaaaggttaatAGTCaaagatttagattttttttgtccaaAGGTATTTTATATATTGTTTTGGAGTTGAAGAAGTGTTGTgacattcctacttctgaaccAGAAACTCCAGATTAAACTTACTTTAGGAGTTGTTAGCCAAGGAAAGTATGTTCATGTCACCAAACAGGCCGAGTATGaatttgtaaatccttccaaaaatGGTCAATGGTAGGGCTAAGAGAGGAGAGATTCTTGGTCAGCTAAATGTTGGAAAGACAATTAAAGCCTCCATTATAATTATATTTTGTTCCAGACTACTACATTATTGTAAAAGTACATGTTGTCACAGCAACTGAATTTCCTGGCTTGTGATTAGTTCAATTGCTTTGACGACAGTGTGGATTAGATTGATCCCAACAGACTGGGAGTTTGTACCCAGTTCAGACTGGAATTGATTCAGGTCTTGCCTCCTTGCCTTACCTATGGCCACCGAGGCATGTGGGTCAGACCTGTCCTTATAGAAAAGAAGTGAAGAGTTAGAAGACTGGGATAAGAAGGTTATATATCAGGCACTTAACAAAGTACCTGACTTATAATGAAACCCAAGTCTACTATTAAATTTTGTCACTCTCTCCAATATGGCCATAGACGTCTGAAACTTAATTATTCATGTTCAGTTACCTGGACCTAATTCATAAGCAGCAATCAAATAGAGAAGTTGGTAAGTTAATTAACAATTCTGAGAAAAAACATTTAAGATTATGTAAAAAGTTCTTCTTTGTTAACAGAACAAGAAAATTATGATTTTTAATTGCACACTTTCTCAAGTTTCATTAACCATATACAGTTCAATGAAATAAAAGTGCAGCTTTTCTTGTTTTATGTTCTGCATCCTACAGAACTGTTATAAGATGATAAAGAACTTATTTCAATTTACTGATTTGTTTTCATTGCAGAGCTAGGACTCTATGCACGGCAAGAATGCACTGAAACCCAGGATGCAGTGTGTGACTGCAAAGAGGGCTACATTTGCTTAGCAAAAACAAAAGATGGATGTCATATGTGTGCAAAATCTATGCCACATATTTTCAACAAAAGTAGAAATGTCAAAGGTATGATACTAGATTGGCAACTGTTTCACAAGTGAATACTACAATATTTCAGACCAGACATGTGttgacttcagtatctgagtggtAACAAGGTCTGGCATTCATGGGAAACTGATATTGATTTGTTTTTGACTTCATAACTGAAAATGCACAAAGAACACACAAGTCAATTGAAATACATCACCTGAGGTCCCAGCATCTATCTAGCATGCATAGGGAGGTAACCTGTTACAGGCAGCTAAATATTATCTTGCTAGCACAGTTCTAAGGAAAGATGAGTGGAGCAGATCCAATAAGAAATTGCTTTTGGCTGCAATCCAATTCACTATTTACAATCCAACAAGTCAAAACTGACTTAGATGAGTAGCTCAGCCTTAAGTCAAAAATGAAGTTTCATGGATCTTTACAAATACTTCAGACTACAGAGGTGAAGCTGAAAGCCCTCTTTCAATGGATTTCAGAACCTGAAGAGGTTGTCCCACTGTACTATCCTACTAACAAAAAGTCAAGATCACTGATGGAAGCGACACAGTTTGTtacaaaagttttaaaaggaGTACGGAAGAATAAAATTATATAAAATAGGATTCCTTGCCTTGTTGGAGTGTTATATTTagatatttatttgtttattgtttATGTATAAATGAAAACTACTAGCCTTATCTCATCACCACTCATTGATTAGAATAGTGCTCACTAATATTCACGATGAAAAGCTTGTCATTTCTGAACAGCCTTTTTATAACTACTTGACATCCAAAGCTTTTCAGCCAATTTTGCACACAGCATATCCCCACAAACAGAAAAAAGGGGACAACAtaatgtttttgtaattggaaaaTATTGACTATGGCATGGAATACCATtcctgttcttcaaaatagtgctatGGGATATTTTACTTCTAGAGATTTGAAGAGTCCTCAGCTTAATGTTTCATCCAcaagatggcacctccaactgTGCAGAATTCTTTCAAAATTGCACTAGAATGTCAGCATTCTTTTTTCATATTTATGTTCTGAAGTACCAACAAGCTTCTGACAGTTGACACTAAAAGGAATTAATAATGTTGTCTTTGCAATGTTCTGTTAATTCCAGAACTTTCATTTACTCAACTCCATTTTTTAAGTTCATATTATTGTGGTCACAATTGTTTTTCTAAAATTCATCTAGgtgatccgagacatcatgaaGCAAGACCAACAACAGAATCTGAAATTATCCACAGTGATGCCATCATTAAGTTTTTAAGtcaggatgacacaaagaatccAATGCTACTTGGAAACAAAACTGCAAAGAAGAAATCTGTTCCTAAATCAGAAATAGCAGCTACATACCGGAAAGAAGAACCAGCTCCAGAAACAACCACAGGGAAACCAAAACTGGGGTTTGGGCAGGATCCATTACCAATGACAAAAGTATTGATGACATTGATGCAAACAATTGATCCAGCATTTCCAAAAGAATCCTTAAAGCTGCAGGAGGCAGGGAACACAGCCATTGTAGAATTACAAAACACTACAAAGACAGGC
This genomic interval carries:
- the LOC122540119 gene encoding uncharacterized protein LOC122540119, with protein sequence MGNIEICCVLVLIFNLQLVMGCGSDEYRFQDLCCPMCHAGSRVSKHCTSISQTTCVPCARGAFTDRPNSLEKCMKCKYCDPELGLYARQECTETQDAVCDCKEGYICLAKTKDGCHMCAKSMPHIFNKSRNVKGDPRHHEARPTTESEIIHSDAIIKFLSQDDTKNPMLLGNKTAKKKSVPKSEIAATYRKEEPAPETTTGKPKLGFGQDPLPMTKVLMTLMQTIDPAFPKESLKLQEAGNTAIVELQNTTKTGLTGLQTVMQTGLASIRTTIQSGMVGLQGAVKTGMVDIQNVLQTGMTGIQETLRSGMADIKGIKNGLSQVENTLKQLQTNSQSNLVQMTKQVGALVNFLTKLASNQSVSFIHLRDITCKLFNKTEAKSEINQFPITPN